The Caloenas nicobarica isolate bCalNic1 chromosome 30, bCalNic1.hap1, whole genome shotgun sequence genome contains a region encoding:
- the LOC135999838 gene encoding olfactory receptor 14A16-like, with amino-acid sequence MQLYVLEASPKVSTGTVCGICKDGPLVQAILNSCEAGVHAHRQQVSNSSSITQFLLLAFTDTRELQLLHFWLFLGIYLAALLGNGLIITTIASDQHLHTPMYFFLLNLSFLDLGCISTTVPKSMANSLWDTRDISYQGCVSQVFLLLFAISAECALLTVMAYDRYVAVCKPLHYGTLLDSRACVHMAAAAWATGFVYAGMHTTNTFSLPLCKGNALDQFFCEIPQILKLSCSHSYLREFGLLGFSGFLVLGSFIFILLSYVQIFRAVLRMPSEQGRHKAFSTCLPHLAVISLFIGTGAFAYLKHHSISSPSLDLVVSVLYSVVPPTLNPLIYSLRNQELKDALRKLMTGCFQQP; translated from the exons atgcagctgtacgtcctggaggcatctcctaaagttagcacaggcacagtttgtgggatctgtaaggacGGGCCTCTTGTTCAAGCAatattgaacagctgtgaagccgg TGTCCATGCCCATCGGCAGCAagtgtccaacagcagctccatcacccagttcctcctcctggcgttcacagacacacgggagctgcagctcttgcacttctggctcttcctgggcatctacctggctgccctcctgggcaacggcctcatcatcaccaccatagcctctgaccagcacctgcacacccccatgtacttcttcctgctcaacctctccttcctcgacttgggctgcatctccaccactgtccccaaatccatggccaattccctctgggacaccagggacatctCTTACCAAGGTTGTGTTTCTCAggtctttctccttttatttgcaATATCAGCAGAGTGTGCCCTTCTCACGGTCATGGCCTATGACCGTTACGTTGCcgtctgcaaacccctgcactacgggaccctcctggacagcagagcttgtgtccacatggcagcagctgcctgggccactgggtttgTCTATGCTGGGATGCACACAActaatacattttcactgccactgtgcaagggcaatgccctggaccagttcttctgtgaaatcccccagatcctcaagctctcctgctcacactcctacctcagggaattTGGGCTTCTTGGTTTCagtggttttctggttttgggaagttttattttcatcctgctgtcctatgtgcagatcttcagggctgtgctgagaatgccctctgagcagggacggcacaaagccttttccacgtgcctccctcacctggctgtgatCTCTCTGTTTATCGGCACTGGTGCATTTGCCTATCTAAAACAccactccatctcctccccatccctggatctggtggtgtctgttctgtactcagtggtacCTCCGACactgaaccccctcatctacagcttgaggaaccaggagctcaaggatgctcTTAGGAAGCTGATGACTGGATGTTTTCAGCAGCCATAG
- the LOC135999894 gene encoding olfactory receptor 14J1-like, with product MSNSSSITQFLLLAFTDTWELQLLHFWLFLGIYLAALLGNGLIITTIACDQHLHTPMYFFLLNLALLDLGSTSTTVPKSMANSLWDTRAISYTGCAAQLFFFLFCAAAEYFILLVMSYDRYVAICKPLHYGTLLGSRACVHMAAAAWATGFLYSLLHTANTFSLPLCKGNALDQFFCEIPQILKLSCSRSNLRELGLVVFSACLISMCFIFIVLSYVQIFRAVLRIPSEQGRHKAFSTCLPHLAVVSLFVSTVIFAHLKPPSISSPSLDLVVSVLYSLVPPAVNPLIYSMRNQELKDSLWKLMVGCFSK from the coding sequence atgtccaacagcagctccatcacccagttcctcctcctggcattcacagacacatgggagctgcaactcttgcacttctggctcttcctgggcatctacctggctgccctcctgggcaacggcctcatcatcaccaccatagcctgtgaccagcacctccacacccccatgtacttcttcctcctcaacctcgccctcctcgaccttGGTtccacctccaccactgtccccaaatccatggccaattccctctgggacaccagggccatttcatatacaggatgtgctgcacagctctttttttttcttttctgtgctgcagcagaatattttattctcctagtcatgtcctatgaccgctacgttgccatctgcaaacccctgcactacgggaccctcctgggcagcagagcttgtgtccacatggcagcagctgcctgggccactgggtttctctattctttgctgcacacggccaatacattttcactgccgctctgcaagggcaatgccctggaccagttcttctgtgaaatcccccagatcctcaagctttCCTGCTCTCGCTCCAACCTCCGGGAACTTGGGCTTgttgtctttagtgcctgtttaatttctatgtgtttcattttcattgtgctgtcctatgtgcaaatcttcagggccgtgctgaggatcccctctgagcagggacggcacaaagccttttccacgtgcctcccgcacctggctgtggtctccctgtttgtcagcactgtcatatttgcccacctgaagcccccctccatctcctccccatccctggatctggtggtgtctgttctgtactctttggtgcctccagcagtgaaccccctcatctacagcatgaggaaccaggagctcaaggattcCCTGTGGAAACTAATGGtgggatgcttttcaaaataa